In the genome of Drosophila subpulchrella strain 33 F10 #4 breed RU33 chromosome 2L, RU_Dsub_v1.1 Primary Assembly, whole genome shotgun sequence, one region contains:
- the LOC119546460 gene encoding ethanolamine-phosphate cytidylyltransferase isoform X3, giving the protein MEDKRANGDASACNGHSKEKDADVRVWCDGCYDMVHFGHANSLRQAKALGDKVIVGIHTDEEITKHKGPPVFTEEERVKMVKGIKWVDEVVLGAPYVTTLEVLDQNNCDFCVHGDDITMTAEGVDTYHLVKSANRYKEVKRTAGVSTTDLVGRMLLLTRNHFRQGSAEYDIEKEDSAAKSPWTGCSQFLPTTQKIIQFSDGKSPNPGDKIVYVAGAFDLFHVGHLDFLEKARKLGDYLIVGLHTDPVVNSYKGSNYPIMNLHERVLSVLACKFVNEVVIGAPYCVTEELLEHFKIDVVCHGRTPIALENGKIDPYAVPKTKAIFELIDSGNEMTTERIVERIISHRLEYERRNQAKEKKEIEAFEALQRQKQTQKAG; this is encoded by the exons CTATGATATGGTTCACTTTGGACATGCCAACTCCCTGCGACAAGCCAAAGCACTTGGCGATAAAGTGATTGTGGGGATTCACACAGATGAGGAGATCACCAAGCACAAGGGACCACCTGTCTTTACCGAGGAGGAGCGCGTCAAGATGGTCAAGGGCATCAAATGGGTGGACGAGGTGGTGCTCGGTGCTCCTTACGTGACCACATTGGAGGTTCTCGACCAGAACAACTGTGATTTCTGTGTGCACGGCG ATGATATTACAATGACAGCCGAAGGAGTGGACACATATCATTTGGTCAAGTCAGCCAATCGCTATAA AGAAGTAAAACGTACTGCCGGAGTTTCGACCACCGACCTTGTGGGTCGCATGTTGCTCCTGACACGCAACCACTTCCGTCAAGGATCTGCCGAATATGATATCGAAAAAGAAG ATTCGGCAGCCAAAAGTCCATGGACCGGCTGCAGCCAGTTCTTGCCAACAACCCAAAAGATTATACAGTTCAGCGATGGAAAGTCACCGAATCCAGGAGATAAGATT GTATATGTTGCTGGCGCCTTCGATCTGTTCCATGTGGGTCACCTGGACTTTCTGGAAAAGGCGAGAAAACTAGGCGACTACCTCATTGTCGGCCTGCACACAGACCCCGTGGTCAACTCCTACAAGGGCAGCAACTACCCAATTATGAATCTGCACGAGCGCGTGCTCAGCGTTTTGGCCTGCAAG TTTGTCAACGAGGTTGTGATTGGGGCTCCCTACTGCGTCACCGAGGAGTTGCTCGAACACTTCAAAATCGATGTCGTCTGCCACGGACGCACACCCATTGCGCTGGAGAATGGCAAGATCGATCCGTATGCCGTGCCCAAGACAAAAGCCATCTTCGAGCTGATCGATTCCGGCAACGAGATGACCACCGAGCGGATCGTGGAGCGCATTATCTCTCACCGACTTGAATATGAGCGTCGCAACCAGGCCaaagaaaaaaaggaaatcgAGGCCTTCGAGGCCCTCCAACGCCAAAAGCAGACCCAAAAGGCGGGCTAG
- the LOC119546460 gene encoding ethanolamine-phosphate cytidylyltransferase isoform X1: MEDKRANGDASACNGHSKEKDADVRVWCDGCYDMVHFGHANSLRQAKALGDKVIVGIHTDEEITKHKGPPVFTEEERVKMVKGIKWVDEVVLGAPYVTTLEVLDQNNCDFCVHGDDITMTAEGVDTYHLVKSANRYKEVKRTAGVSTTDLVGRMLLLTRNHFRQGSAEYDIEKEVTILKRQIKSHPGSSNMGQDSAAKSPWTGCSQFLPTTQKIIQFSDGKSPNPGDKIVYVAGAFDLFHVGHLDFLEKARKLGDYLIVGLHTDPVVNSYKGSNYPIMNLHERVLSVLACKFVNEVVIGAPYCVTEELLEHFKIDVVCHGRTPIALENGKIDPYAVPKTKAIFELIDSGNEMTTERIVERIISHRLEYERRNQAKEKKEIEAFEALQRQKQTQKAG, translated from the exons CTATGATATGGTTCACTTTGGACATGCCAACTCCCTGCGACAAGCCAAAGCACTTGGCGATAAAGTGATTGTGGGGATTCACACAGATGAGGAGATCACCAAGCACAAGGGACCACCTGTCTTTACCGAGGAGGAGCGCGTCAAGATGGTCAAGGGCATCAAATGGGTGGACGAGGTGGTGCTCGGTGCTCCTTACGTGACCACATTGGAGGTTCTCGACCAGAACAACTGTGATTTCTGTGTGCACGGCG ATGATATTACAATGACAGCCGAAGGAGTGGACACATATCATTTGGTCAAGTCAGCCAATCGCTATAA AGAAGTAAAACGTACTGCCGGAGTTTCGACCACCGACCTTGTGGGTCGCATGTTGCTCCTGACACGCAACCACTTCCGTCAAGGATCTGCCGAATATGATATCGAAAAAGAAG TGACAATTTTAAAACGACAAATAAAATCCCATCCAGGTTCCTCGAACATGGGTCAAGATTCGGCAGCCAAAAGTCCATGGACCGGCTGCAGCCAGTTCTTGCCAACAACCCAAAAGATTATACAGTTCAGCGATGGAAAGTCACCGAATCCAGGAGATAAGATT GTATATGTTGCTGGCGCCTTCGATCTGTTCCATGTGGGTCACCTGGACTTTCTGGAAAAGGCGAGAAAACTAGGCGACTACCTCATTGTCGGCCTGCACACAGACCCCGTGGTCAACTCCTACAAGGGCAGCAACTACCCAATTATGAATCTGCACGAGCGCGTGCTCAGCGTTTTGGCCTGCAAG TTTGTCAACGAGGTTGTGATTGGGGCTCCCTACTGCGTCACCGAGGAGTTGCTCGAACACTTCAAAATCGATGTCGTCTGCCACGGACGCACACCCATTGCGCTGGAGAATGGCAAGATCGATCCGTATGCCGTGCCCAAGACAAAAGCCATCTTCGAGCTGATCGATTCCGGCAACGAGATGACCACCGAGCGGATCGTGGAGCGCATTATCTCTCACCGACTTGAATATGAGCGTCGCAACCAGGCCaaagaaaaaaaggaaatcgAGGCCTTCGAGGCCCTCCAACGCCAAAAGCAGACCCAAAAGGCGGGCTAG
- the LOC119546460 gene encoding ethanolamine-phosphate cytidylyltransferase isoform X2 — translation MEDKRANGDASACNGHSKEKDADVRVWCDGCYDMVHFGHANSLRQAKALGDKVIVGIHTDEEITKHKGPPVFTEEERVKMVKGIKWVDEVVLGAPYVTTLEVLDQNNCDFCVHGDDITMTAEGVDTYHLVKSANRYKEVKRTAGVSTTDLVGRMLLLTRNHFRQGSAEYDIEKEGSSNMGQDSAAKSPWTGCSQFLPTTQKIIQFSDGKSPNPGDKIVYVAGAFDLFHVGHLDFLEKARKLGDYLIVGLHTDPVVNSYKGSNYPIMNLHERVLSVLACKFVNEVVIGAPYCVTEELLEHFKIDVVCHGRTPIALENGKIDPYAVPKTKAIFELIDSGNEMTTERIVERIISHRLEYERRNQAKEKKEIEAFEALQRQKQTQKAG, via the exons CTATGATATGGTTCACTTTGGACATGCCAACTCCCTGCGACAAGCCAAAGCACTTGGCGATAAAGTGATTGTGGGGATTCACACAGATGAGGAGATCACCAAGCACAAGGGACCACCTGTCTTTACCGAGGAGGAGCGCGTCAAGATGGTCAAGGGCATCAAATGGGTGGACGAGGTGGTGCTCGGTGCTCCTTACGTGACCACATTGGAGGTTCTCGACCAGAACAACTGTGATTTCTGTGTGCACGGCG ATGATATTACAATGACAGCCGAAGGAGTGGACACATATCATTTGGTCAAGTCAGCCAATCGCTATAA AGAAGTAAAACGTACTGCCGGAGTTTCGACCACCGACCTTGTGGGTCGCATGTTGCTCCTGACACGCAACCACTTCCGTCAAGGATCTGCCGAATATGATATCGAAAAAGAAG GTTCCTCGAACATGGGTCAAGATTCGGCAGCCAAAAGTCCATGGACCGGCTGCAGCCAGTTCTTGCCAACAACCCAAAAGATTATACAGTTCAGCGATGGAAAGTCACCGAATCCAGGAGATAAGATT GTATATGTTGCTGGCGCCTTCGATCTGTTCCATGTGGGTCACCTGGACTTTCTGGAAAAGGCGAGAAAACTAGGCGACTACCTCATTGTCGGCCTGCACACAGACCCCGTGGTCAACTCCTACAAGGGCAGCAACTACCCAATTATGAATCTGCACGAGCGCGTGCTCAGCGTTTTGGCCTGCAAG TTTGTCAACGAGGTTGTGATTGGGGCTCCCTACTGCGTCACCGAGGAGTTGCTCGAACACTTCAAAATCGATGTCGTCTGCCACGGACGCACACCCATTGCGCTGGAGAATGGCAAGATCGATCCGTATGCCGTGCCCAAGACAAAAGCCATCTTCGAGCTGATCGATTCCGGCAACGAGATGACCACCGAGCGGATCGTGGAGCGCATTATCTCTCACCGACTTGAATATGAGCGTCGCAACCAGGCCaaagaaaaaaaggaaatcgAGGCCTTCGAGGCCCTCCAACGCCAAAAGCAGACCCAAAAGGCGGGCTAG